A window of the Microbulbifer aggregans genome harbors these coding sequences:
- a CDS encoding TetR/AcrR family transcriptional regulator: MAEKVATKHRGSGSSVGGGRLDSDSTLIATLVAEGLLSDPQSTRGRLLNCAAHLFEQKGFARTTVRDIGAEVGILSGSIFHHFSSKEEILRCVMEEVIHFARARMAEAVATAGAPREQLHACIRCELEAIHGRAVPGFSILVLEWRSLSAESQAGVLRLRDSYEQIWREVFSALGGPLDDPALSRRLIQGAIAHTHNWFRPEGKGLSLDGLAAQILRVFAPE; encoded by the coding sequence GTGGCAGAAAAAGTTGCGACAAAACACAGAGGGTCGGGTAGCAGCGTCGGGGGAGGCAGACTGGACTCCGACAGCACGCTGATCGCGACCCTGGTGGCTGAGGGACTGTTGTCCGACCCGCAATCAACCCGTGGGCGGCTGCTCAATTGTGCCGCTCACCTGTTCGAACAGAAGGGATTTGCCCGCACGACGGTGCGTGACATTGGTGCTGAAGTGGGCATTCTTTCGGGCAGTATCTTTCATCACTTTTCCAGCAAGGAGGAGATCCTCCGCTGCGTGATGGAAGAGGTCATTCACTTCGCGCGGGCGCGGATGGCGGAAGCGGTCGCCACCGCCGGAGCGCCACGGGAACAGCTGCACGCCTGCATTCGCTGCGAGCTGGAGGCCATACACGGGCGCGCCGTGCCGGGATTCTCCATTCTGGTGCTGGAGTGGCGAAGTCTCTCTGCCGAGAGTCAGGCGGGCGTGCTTCGGCTGCGGGACAGCTATGAGCAGATCTGGCGCGAGGTATTTTCCGCGCTTGGCGGTCCGCTGGATGACCCGGCGCTGAGCCGGCGTCTCATCCAGGGTGCAATCGCGCATACCCACAACTGGTTCAGGCCGGAGGGCAAAGGTCTGTCCCTCGATGGTCTCGCTGCACAGATCCTGCGGGTGTTTGCTCCGGAGTAA
- a CDS encoding SDR family oxidoreductase: MPYQSQLHPESFSGQTIIVTGGGSGIGRCIAHEVASLGGHPVLIGRTEEKLAAVTDEIQSDGGNCSHYSLDIRDEDAVVATVAQVVKARGPIRGLVNNAGGQFPGLLSQIKRKGFEAVVRSNLVGGFLMSREVFNQSMAEHGGSIVNITADNVGGMPMMGHSGAARAGMENLTQTAAVEWASSSVRVNAVAPGYILSSGFDTYDPEFLRQLLPGFRETIPLDRLGEEAEVSAAVCFLLSDAARYITGQTLHIDGGGSLKHHSPLWRPSSAKNRKAFNGFHRSNRPKVVEELEAEGKL, translated from the coding sequence ATGCCCTACCAGAGCCAGCTGCACCCAGAGAGTTTCAGCGGTCAGACTATTATCGTGACCGGCGGCGGCAGCGGTATCGGCCGCTGCATCGCCCACGAGGTGGCAAGCCTTGGAGGACATCCCGTGCTCATCGGCCGCACGGAAGAAAAGCTCGCCGCCGTGACAGACGAGATACAGTCCGATGGGGGCAATTGCAGCCATTACAGCCTGGATATCCGCGACGAGGATGCGGTGGTAGCAACCGTGGCACAGGTAGTAAAGGCGCGCGGTCCCATTCGCGGTCTGGTCAACAATGCGGGAGGACAATTCCCCGGCCTGCTCTCTCAGATCAAGCGCAAGGGCTTTGAAGCCGTCGTGCGCAGTAACCTGGTCGGCGGGTTTCTGATGTCCCGGGAAGTATTCAACCAGAGCATGGCGGAGCACGGCGGCAGCATCGTCAACATCACCGCCGACAACGTCGGTGGAATGCCGATGATGGGCCATTCCGGTGCCGCTCGCGCCGGAATGGAAAACCTCACCCAGACGGCAGCGGTGGAATGGGCATCCAGCAGTGTTCGGGTAAATGCGGTGGCTCCGGGCTATATCCTGTCCAGCGGTTTCGACACCTACGACCCGGAATTCCTGCGCCAGTTACTGCCGGGCTTCCGGGAAACCATCCCACTGGACCGGCTGGGCGAAGAGGCCGAAGTCAGTGCCGCTGTGTGTTTTCTGCTGTCCGATGCCGCCCGCTATATTACCGGTCAGACTTTGCACATCGATGGCGGCGGCAGTCTCAAACATCATTCACCACTGTGGCGTCCCTCGTCCGCCAAAAACCGCAAGGCGTTCAACGGCTTTCACCGCAGCAACCGACCGAAAGTCGTCGAGGAGCTCGAGGCCGAGGGGAAACTCTGA
- a CDS encoding acyl-CoA carboxylase subunit beta, with amino-acid sequence MQPFDSSIDTSAEEFLRNREAMLAAIEKFRDAEKKPQVAAEARAQRYRERGWLLPRERLNRLLDPGTPFVELCPLAGYKLYDDADGSGAGGGAICGIGFVSGRRCVIRVDNYAVKGGTISPAGMDKALRMQQVALENRLPVVTLAQSGGANLIYATETFAPGGRGFANQARMSAAGIPQVTVVHGGATAGGAYQPGLSDYVVMIRGQTGMYLAGPPLLKAATGEVADEESLGGAEMHCREAGSGDYLAEDDADGIRLAREIVATLPKSPQLEESCEWQPPIYPDHELLGVVPADSRKPYDVRELLARIADGSALLDFKPEFDQQTVCAHIRIEGRVIGVLGNNGPITPGGANKAAQFIQLCDQGRTPLLFLHNTTGFMVGTAVERQGIIKHGSKMIQAVANARVPKISIVVGGSYGAGNYAMCGRGFDPRFIFAWPNARTAVMGASQAGKVMRIVSEQKMQRSGAVDEAALDKLEADTAAFLDAGSDAISCSARLWDDGIIDPRDTRRLLGFLLEVCHEADAAQLATNTFGVARF; translated from the coding sequence ATGCAGCCTTTCGACTCTTCGATCGATACCAGCGCGGAAGAGTTCCTCCGCAATCGCGAGGCCATGCTTGCGGCCATCGAGAAATTCCGCGATGCGGAAAAAAAACCCCAGGTTGCAGCGGAAGCGCGTGCACAGCGGTATCGCGAGCGCGGCTGGCTGTTACCGCGAGAAAGGCTCAACCGGCTGCTCGACCCCGGAACACCGTTTGTCGAACTCTGCCCCCTGGCGGGCTATAAGCTCTATGACGATGCGGACGGCAGTGGTGCCGGCGGCGGTGCCATTTGCGGTATCGGCTTTGTCAGTGGCAGGCGCTGCGTGATTCGGGTGGATAACTATGCGGTAAAGGGCGGCACCATCTCCCCCGCCGGCATGGACAAGGCCCTGCGCATGCAGCAGGTCGCGCTGGAAAACCGCCTGCCCGTGGTCACCCTGGCCCAGAGTGGCGGTGCCAACCTGATTTACGCAACGGAAACCTTTGCCCCCGGCGGGCGGGGCTTTGCCAATCAGGCGCGGATGTCCGCAGCGGGTATACCACAGGTGACTGTAGTACACGGTGGGGCCACAGCTGGCGGCGCATACCAGCCAGGGCTGTCCGATTACGTGGTGATGATCCGCGGGCAGACGGGTATGTACCTGGCCGGTCCGCCACTGCTTAAGGCCGCCACTGGTGAAGTGGCTGACGAGGAGAGCCTGGGAGGCGCCGAGATGCATTGCCGTGAGGCGGGCAGCGGGGATTATCTCGCCGAAGACGATGCCGATGGCATTCGCCTGGCTCGGGAAATCGTGGCCACCCTACCAAAATCGCCTCAGCTGGAGGAGTCCTGCGAGTGGCAGCCGCCCATCTACCCTGACCATGAACTACTGGGGGTTGTCCCGGCTGACAGCCGCAAACCCTATGACGTCCGGGAGCTGCTCGCGCGCATTGCCGACGGCTCTGCCCTGCTCGATTTCAAACCCGAATTCGACCAGCAGACCGTCTGCGCGCACATCCGTATCGAGGGCAGGGTCATCGGCGTGCTCGGCAACAACGGTCCAATCACACCGGGCGGCGCCAACAAGGCTGCGCAGTTCATCCAGCTTTGCGACCAGGGCAGAACCCCGCTGTTATTTCTTCACAACACCACCGGCTTTATGGTGGGAACAGCAGTAGAGCGGCAGGGCATCATCAAGCACGGATCGAAAATGATTCAGGCCGTAGCCAATGCCCGTGTGCCCAAAATCAGTATCGTGGTGGGCGGCTCCTATGGTGCGGGCAATTATGCGATGTGCGGCCGCGGCTTCGACCCCCGATTTATTTTCGCCTGGCCCAACGCCCGCACAGCAGTGATGGGAGCCTCCCAGGCTGGCAAAGTCATGCGCATCGTCAGTGAGCAAAAGATGCAGCGTAGCGGCGCGGTCGACGAAGCGGCGCTGGATAAGCTGGAGGCAGATACGGCCGCCTTTCTCGATGCCGGCTCCGATGCCATTTCCTGCAGCGCCCGCCTCTGGGACGACGGCATCATCGATCCCAGGGATACACGGCGCCTGCTGGGCTTTTTGCTGGAAGTCTGTCATGAGGCAGACGCAGCACAACTCGCGACCAATACTTTTGGTGTCGCTCGCTTTTAA
- a CDS encoding acyl-CoA dehydrogenase family protein: MILTDEHRELQRTVRNFVQQEINPCVDEWERAGAFPVHDLFLELGKLGLLGISKPEAWGGLGLDFSYEAVFLEELGAAHCGGVPLSIAVQTSMATPALANFASDELKAEFLAPAIRGETVASIAVSEPGAGSDVAAIKTHARSDGDDYIVNGEKMWITNAPAADFFCTLVNTGEGKPHQNKSLLVIPADSPGITVGKRLHKMGMRSSETAPVAFEDVRVPKRNRIGDEGAGFLLQMLQFQEERLAGAALTIRGLENCISHTIDHVRERKVFGAPLLDNQAIHFALAEMQTEVECFRSLTWRAVEAFVAGEDVTTLASMAKLKAGRLCRSIPDQCLQFWGGMGYVEETLINRAYRDCRLTPIGGGADEVMLGIICKLMGILPSRKRQKSSPPKATEQSSVGDAD; this comes from the coding sequence ATGATCCTGACCGACGAACACCGCGAACTCCAGCGCACTGTAAGAAATTTTGTCCAGCAGGAGATCAATCCCTGCGTTGATGAATGGGAACGGGCGGGCGCATTTCCGGTACATGATCTCTTCCTTGAACTGGGCAAGCTTGGCCTGCTGGGAATCAGCAAGCCGGAAGCCTGGGGTGGCCTTGGCCTCGACTTCAGTTACGAGGCGGTATTTCTCGAGGAGCTGGGTGCGGCACACTGCGGCGGGGTACCCCTATCCATTGCTGTGCAGACTTCGATGGCAACACCGGCGCTGGCAAACTTTGCCAGCGATGAGCTGAAGGCGGAATTTCTCGCACCCGCGATTCGGGGTGAGACAGTAGCCTCGATCGCCGTCTCAGAGCCCGGCGCCGGTTCAGATGTCGCCGCGATCAAGACCCACGCCCGCAGTGACGGTGATGACTACATTGTCAACGGCGAGAAAATGTGGATTACGAATGCCCCCGCAGCAGATTTTTTCTGCACCCTGGTCAATACCGGTGAGGGCAAACCCCACCAGAATAAATCCCTGCTGGTCATCCCCGCCGACAGCCCCGGGATTACCGTTGGCAAGCGGCTGCATAAAATGGGCATGCGTTCGTCAGAGACCGCACCGGTGGCGTTCGAGGACGTCCGGGTGCCGAAGCGCAACCGCATCGGTGACGAGGGTGCCGGCTTCCTGTTGCAGATGCTGCAGTTCCAGGAGGAGCGCCTGGCCGGGGCAGCGCTCACTATCCGCGGCCTCGAGAACTGCATCAGCCATACCATCGATCACGTGCGTGAGCGCAAGGTTTTCGGTGCTCCCCTACTGGACAACCAGGCCATCCACTTCGCTCTCGCCGAGATGCAAACCGAGGTGGAGTGCTTCCGCTCTTTAACCTGGCGTGCCGTCGAAGCATTCGTTGCGGGCGAGGATGTCACCACGCTGGCCTCGATGGCGAAACTGAAGGCCGGCCGCCTGTGCCGCAGCATCCCCGACCAGTGCCTGCAGTTCTGGGGCGGAATGGGCTATGTGGAAGAAACCCTGATCAACAGAGCCTACCGTGACTGTCGACTGACGCCAATTGGCGGCGGCGCTGACGAAGTCATGCTCGGCATCATCTGCAAGCTGATGGGCATTCTCCCGAGCCGTAAGCGCCAGAAGAGCTCCCCTCCCAAAGCCACCGAGCAAAGTTCAGTCGGTGATGCCGATTGA
- a CDS encoding enoyl-CoA hydratase/isomerase family protein has product MTALITEQQGCVIRVTLNRPEQRNALNRASIEELETVLTAAENDPQVRALLIRGAGGNFCAGGDLSDMLEAQQAYSDGNPNAFAELSRRFGRLLQAMERSRLVIVCAIEGVAMGGGVGLVCASDISIAAPGAHFSLPETRLGLLPAQIAPFLNSRIGPGQTRRLALGGEKLDAAEALHIGLVHQLAVSAEELDRGIDALLANIRRSAPSALAATKALIRDSIGIAPAEQDAVLDAAAGKFSAAVLGDEGREGALAFLEKRQPEWAEQ; this is encoded by the coding sequence ATGACAGCGCTCATTACTGAACAACAGGGCTGCGTGATCAGGGTCACCCTGAATCGACCGGAGCAGCGCAACGCGCTCAACCGTGCATCCATTGAGGAACTGGAAACCGTGTTGACCGCGGCGGAAAACGATCCGCAGGTACGCGCCCTGCTGATTCGTGGTGCCGGTGGTAACTTCTGTGCCGGCGGCGACCTGAGCGACATGCTCGAGGCACAGCAGGCTTACAGCGACGGCAATCCAAACGCTTTTGCAGAATTGAGCCGTCGCTTCGGCCGACTGCTGCAGGCAATGGAGCGCAGCCGATTGGTCATCGTATGTGCGATTGAGGGTGTGGCCATGGGCGGCGGTGTGGGCCTGGTCTGTGCCAGCGATATCTCGATTGCGGCGCCGGGCGCTCACTTTTCTTTACCGGAGACCCGGCTCGGACTGCTGCCCGCACAGATTGCCCCCTTCCTTAACAGCCGTATCGGGCCGGGCCAGACACGGCGACTGGCTCTCGGCGGTGAAAAACTGGATGCGGCCGAAGCACTCCATATCGGGCTGGTGCATCAATTGGCCGTTAGCGCGGAAGAGCTGGACCGTGGCATCGATGCGCTCCTTGCCAATATCCGCCGTAGCGCACCCTCCGCCCTTGCCGCTACCAAGGCATTGATACGCGATAGCATCGGGATTGCCCCGGCCGAGCAGGACGCTGTCCTGGATGCCGCGGCAGGGAAATTTTCAGCAGCCGTGCTGGGGGACGAGGGGCGCGAGGGCGCCCTCGCCTTCCTGGAAAAGCGTCAACCTGAGTGGGCCGAGCAATGA
- a CDS encoding acetyl/propionyl/methylcrotonyl-CoA carboxylase subunit alpha: MKAEAQENRPGHERPTLLVANRGEIAARIIRTARAQGYRTIAIYSDADADSPHVQLADSAIAIGGRTPAESYLDIERVLAAADQGGARAVHPGYGFLSENAEFACACVERGLVFVGPAPDTIELMGNKRRAKSLAESAGVPGIPGYSGEQTDDALLKAALEIGFPIMIKATDGGGGRGMRLVRDRESFADQLRSARSEASAAFGSDEVILEKAIFSARHIEVQVFADTKGTVVHLGERDCSLQRRHQKIIEESPSPAVDPALRARLGDAAKAVASACHYVGAGTVEFLLDDDGNFYFLEMNTRLQVEHPVTEMVSGFDLVAWQLLVSRGDPLPADQVEIDRRLAQGGHAIEARLYAEDPANGFLPQSGRILHWQAPTGDGIRVDSGICTGQLITPFYDPMLGKLIAWGEDREQARLRLLGALQAPSFVGPAHNFSFLCGLASSPDFTDGLITTDYLDRAGTSPESSAPSPGLVTVAATLLHEHSIRERDRRSGRANWRTASDDTPLLYRLETAGEVRDCLLWPQPQGHYRVECEAETSTVTILHRDADTTLSRVELTIGSRRSSYSYLADGDLLHLLDQGTQWRFSNSTQAPASNRAPATSGQILAPMDGCIIEVHTRAGARVARGETLAVMEAMKMEHPLKAACDGEVIKLAAGAGDQVRGGQLLVEIEAAIETDSLMHPESTE, translated from the coding sequence ATGAAGGCTGAAGCACAGGAGAACCGCCCTGGCCATGAGCGCCCGACGCTGCTGGTTGCCAACCGTGGAGAAATAGCCGCTCGGATTATTCGCACTGCCCGGGCGCAGGGCTACCGCACCATCGCCATCTACAGCGATGCAGACGCGGACAGCCCACACGTGCAGTTGGCCGATAGCGCCATTGCCATCGGCGGCCGGACGCCAGCAGAATCCTACCTGGATATCGAGCGTGTACTGGCGGCCGCCGATCAGGGCGGGGCCAGAGCGGTACATCCCGGCTATGGCTTTCTGTCGGAAAATGCCGAATTTGCCTGTGCCTGTGTCGAGCGCGGACTGGTTTTTGTTGGCCCCGCACCGGACACCATCGAACTGATGGGCAACAAGCGTCGGGCCAAATCGCTGGCGGAGTCCGCCGGCGTGCCGGGTATTCCCGGCTACAGTGGTGAGCAGACCGATGACGCCCTGCTAAAGGCGGCCCTGGAGATTGGCTTCCCGATCATGATCAAAGCCACGGACGGTGGCGGCGGACGGGGGATGCGCCTCGTTCGGGATCGAGAGAGCTTTGCCGACCAGCTGCGCTCCGCACGCTCGGAAGCCAGTGCCGCTTTCGGCAGTGACGAAGTCATCCTCGAGAAAGCCATTTTCTCCGCTCGCCATATCGAAGTGCAGGTTTTCGCAGATACCAAAGGCACTGTCGTGCACCTGGGCGAACGGGACTGCTCCCTGCAGCGGCGCCATCAGAAAATCATCGAAGAAAGCCCCTCGCCGGCGGTAGACCCGGCACTGCGGGCCCGTCTTGGCGATGCCGCAAAGGCCGTCGCCAGTGCCTGCCATTATGTTGGCGCCGGCACGGTGGAATTTCTCCTCGACGATGATGGCAACTTCTATTTTCTGGAAATGAACACGCGATTGCAGGTCGAACACCCGGTGACTGAAATGGTCAGCGGTTTCGACCTGGTCGCCTGGCAACTCCTGGTTTCCCGCGGCGATCCGCTGCCTGCCGATCAGGTTGAAATTGACCGGCGGCTGGCCCAGGGCGGACACGCGATTGAGGCGCGGCTATATGCGGAGGACCCGGCCAATGGTTTTCTCCCACAGAGCGGCAGGATACTGCACTGGCAGGCACCAACCGGTGACGGTATCCGGGTGGATTCAGGCATCTGCACCGGACAGCTGATTACACCTTTCTATGACCCGATGCTGGGCAAACTGATCGCCTGGGGTGAGGACCGTGAACAGGCGCGCCTGCGGTTACTCGGGGCATTACAGGCACCGAGCTTCGTCGGTCCTGCCCATAACTTTTCTTTTCTGTGCGGGCTCGCCTCCAGCCCCGATTTTACCGATGGCCTGATCACCACGGATTATCTCGACCGTGCGGGTACCTCACCTGAATCGTCCGCCCCGTCGCCCGGGCTGGTTACTGTTGCCGCGACGCTACTGCATGAGCACAGTATCCGTGAGCGGGATCGACGCTCTGGCAGGGCCAACTGGCGCACTGCCAGCGATGACACCCCCCTGCTCTATCGGCTGGAAACCGCCGGCGAAGTCCGCGACTGCCTGCTCTGGCCACAGCCTCAGGGCCACTATCGGGTTGAATGCGAGGCTGAAACCAGCACGGTCACCATTCTGCACCGCGACGCCGACACTACCTTATCGAGGGTTGAACTCACCATCGGGAGCAGGCGATCCAGTTATTCCTATCTAGCGGACGGGGATTTGCTGCATCTGCTCGACCAGGGTACTCAATGGCGCTTTTCCAACAGTACCCAGGCACCAGCCAGCAACCGGGCGCCAGCAACCTCGGGCCAGATTTTGGCACCGATGGATGGCTGCATCATCGAAGTACACACCCGTGCCGGCGCCAGAGTCGCACGGGGCGAGACACTCGCGGTGATGGAGGCGATGAAGATGGAGCACCCGCTGAAAGCCGCGTGTGACGGCGAGGTGATCAAGCTCGCTGCAGGGGCCGGGGATCAGGTCCGCGGTGGCCAGCTATTGGTCGAAATCGAAGCAGCAATCGAAACAGACTCGCTCATGCACCCGGAATCCACTGAATGA
- a CDS encoding acyl-CoA dehydrogenase family protein, whose product MFDIDSTRLANPFFTDEHQQWRQQLRRFVSREILPHVNDWDEACALPGDLWGRAADVGLLQLGYPEEYGGVPADIFHVIVAAEELARCGAGGVYASLMVHGIALPPLVHYASEALKEAVIPPVLRGKRHIALAVTEPGGGSDVANLKCRARRSGDEFIVTGEKTFITGGMRADWFTTAVRTGDDGFGGISLLLIPANAPGVHRQQLDRKQGWWCSDTATIFFDEVRVPASNLIGEENQGFLPIVHNFNQERLGIAASCIEFSRVCLQEAIEWAQERETFGKRLASHQVIRHKFAQMLQRINTTQAYLDLCAWQEQQGQLKVTDVALLKVQATETLEYCAREAMQVIGGASYMRGSRTERIYREVRVNAIGGGSEEILRDLASRQMGI is encoded by the coding sequence GTGTTTGATATCGACAGCACCCGGCTCGCCAATCCATTCTTTACCGATGAGCACCAGCAGTGGCGGCAACAGTTACGCCGTTTTGTTTCCCGTGAAATTCTGCCGCATGTTAATGACTGGGATGAGGCCTGTGCCCTGCCGGGTGACCTGTGGGGCCGGGCTGCGGATGTGGGACTGTTGCAGCTGGGCTACCCCGAAGAATACGGCGGAGTCCCCGCAGATATCTTTCATGTGATCGTCGCGGCAGAGGAACTGGCCCGCTGTGGCGCTGGAGGGGTTTATGCCAGCCTGATGGTCCACGGTATCGCCCTGCCGCCGCTGGTGCATTACGCATCGGAGGCGTTGAAAGAAGCCGTGATTCCTCCGGTTTTGCGCGGCAAGCGACATATCGCACTGGCTGTCACGGAACCCGGTGGCGGCTCGGACGTGGCCAACCTGAAGTGCCGGGCTCGACGTAGCGGGGACGAATTTATTGTCACAGGAGAGAAAACTTTCATCACCGGCGGTATGCGCGCGGACTGGTTCACCACTGCCGTGCGCACCGGGGACGACGGCTTCGGGGGCATTAGCCTGCTGTTGATCCCTGCCAATGCACCAGGCGTGCACCGTCAGCAGCTGGACCGGAAACAGGGTTGGTGGTGCTCGGATACTGCCACCATTTTCTTTGATGAAGTCCGGGTGCCCGCAAGCAACCTGATCGGCGAGGAGAACCAGGGCTTTCTCCCCATCGTGCACAACTTCAATCAGGAGCGCCTTGGCATCGCGGCATCCTGTATCGAGTTCAGCCGCGTGTGCCTGCAGGAAGCCATCGAATGGGCGCAGGAGCGGGAGACATTCGGCAAGCGGCTTGCCAGCCATCAGGTCATCCGGCACAAGTTCGCGCAGATGCTGCAACGCATCAACACCACCCAGGCTTACCTGGACCTGTGCGCCTGGCAAGAACAGCAGGGCCAACTCAAGGTCACCGATGTCGCCCTGCTCAAGGTACAGGCCACGGAAACTCTTGAGTACTGCGCCCGCGAAGCCATGCAGGTAATCGGTGGCGCCAGCTATATGCGGGGCAGCCGCACCGAGCGCATTTATCGGGAGGTCAGGGTCAACGCCATCGGTGGCGGCTCCGAGGAAATCCTGCGGGATCTCGCCTCGCGCCAGATGGGTATCTGA
- a CDS encoding alanine/glycine:cation symporter family protein — MQAFLDGLAGFIGWGNAITWGGIGGLWWLGILIVGLLPTGIYFTWHSRFIQFRHFGHMLSVMRHSFHHEHSDSVSSFEAFATSAAARVGTGNIAGVAVAITAGGPGAVFWMWMVGLLGMATSFIENTLAQTYKERGEEHGTFRGGPAYYIEKGLGKRWKWLSVLFSIFLILSFGFFFNAVQANAMAAAVNGAWGVNPLLVGLCIALLAGVIVFGGIHSIGRFASIVVPFMALAYLAIAIAVIVMNFGELLRVLGDIIGGAFGLEEAGAGALGAVIANGIKRGLFSNEAGMGSSPNVGAAADVKHPAIQGYVQMASVFLDTILICTATASIILLADMHMVGNMEGVTLTQDALASEVGSWGGSFVAFALIFFAFTSIIANYYYAETNIFYLWHTRTSIFCYRALYILFILFGAWVAYSGSSDNFALLWNMADMSMGFMATANLLAILLLSGVAFRVLADYEAQRAQGVREPVFDARKHNIPGVEHDVWDGNR, encoded by the coding sequence ATGCAAGCCTTCCTGGATGGCCTCGCCGGCTTCATTGGCTGGGGTAATGCGATTACCTGGGGCGGTATCGGCGGTTTATGGTGGCTGGGAATTCTGATTGTCGGGCTTTTGCCGACCGGCATCTACTTCACCTGGCACAGCCGCTTTATTCAGTTCCGGCACTTCGGCCACATGCTGTCGGTGATGCGCCACAGCTTCCACCACGAGCACAGCGATTCTGTTTCCTCCTTCGAAGCTTTTGCCACCAGCGCTGCGGCGCGGGTGGGGACCGGCAATATCGCCGGCGTCGCGGTGGCCATCACCGCGGGCGGCCCCGGCGCAGTGTTCTGGATGTGGATGGTCGGGCTGCTTGGAATGGCGACCAGCTTTATCGAGAACACCCTGGCCCAGACCTACAAGGAGCGGGGCGAAGAGCACGGCACATTCCGGGGTGGCCCGGCCTATTACATCGAGAAGGGGCTGGGCAAACGCTGGAAGTGGCTCTCGGTACTGTTCTCCATTTTCCTGATCCTGAGTTTTGGCTTCTTCTTCAATGCGGTACAGGCCAACGCGATGGCCGCGGCGGTCAACGGCGCCTGGGGCGTCAACCCATTACTGGTGGGGCTCTGTATCGCGCTGCTGGCAGGCGTCATCGTATTCGGCGGTATTCACAGCATTGGTCGCTTTGCCAGTATCGTGGTGCCTTTTATGGCGCTCGCCTATCTCGCAATTGCCATCGCCGTAATCGTGATGAATTTCGGTGAACTGCTGCGAGTGCTGGGCGATATCATCGGTGGTGCGTTTGGCCTGGAGGAGGCCGGTGCCGGTGCGCTGGGCGCGGTGATTGCCAATGGTATCAAGCGCGGGCTCTTCTCCAACGAGGCCGGTATGGGGTCCTCACCGAACGTTGGCGCGGCTGCGGATGTCAAACATCCGGCGATTCAGGGTTACGTGCAGATGGCTTCGGTTTTTCTCGATACGATCCTGATCTGTACCGCTACCGCGTCGATCATCCTACTGGCCGACATGCACATGGTGGGCAACATGGAAGGTGTGACACTGACCCAGGATGCGCTCGCCAGTGAAGTGGGATCCTGGGGAGGGAGCTTTGTTGCGTTCGCACTGATTTTCTTTGCCTTCACTTCGATCATTGCAAACTATTACTACGCAGAGACGAATATCTTCTATCTCTGGCATACCCGCACTTCGATTTTCTGTTACCGGGCCCTCTACATTCTCTTCATCCTGTTCGGTGCCTGGGTGGCGTACAGCGGCAGCTCGGATAACTTCGCCCTGTTGTGGAATATGGCGGATATGTCCATGGGCTTTATGGCCACCGCCAACCTGCTGGCAATTCTGCTTCTTTCCGGCGTAGCCTTCCGGGTGCTGGCGGATTACGAAGCGCAGCGCGCCCAGGGTGTGCGGGAACCGGTGTTCGATGCGCGCAAGCATAATATTCCCGGGGTCGAACACGATGTGTGGGATGGCAACCGCTAG
- a CDS encoding 3-keto-5-aminohexanoate cleavage protein has protein sequence MTACREEMRMSDEVVITCALTGVLTNPSQHPVPVTPEEMAKSAREAYDAGAAVMHVHFRAQEPGMGHLPSWDPEVATAIAEAIRSACPGVILNFTTGTIGRDQSGALACIRAGRPEIAACNAGSLNYLKARSNGTWAWPPMLFENPVDKVEELLAVCQETGTRPEFECFDVGIVRSVGMFADVGMVDRPNYNLVMGVASGMPADGELLALLPRYMKPGALWQTTLIGREEIWPVHRRTAELGGHLRTGVEDTFYLPGGERTSGNGQLIEALVQVAQQAGRKVVSPQRAREIFL, from the coding sequence ATGACTGCCTGTCGAGAGGAGATGCGCATGTCCGATGAGGTAGTGATTACCTGTGCCCTGACCGGGGTGCTCACCAATCCGAGCCAGCACCCGGTGCCCGTGACGCCCGAGGAAATGGCGAAGTCAGCGCGGGAGGCCTATGACGCGGGCGCAGCCGTGATGCACGTGCACTTCCGCGCGCAGGAGCCAGGCATGGGCCATCTGCCCAGCTGGGATCCAGAAGTGGCAACGGCAATCGCCGAGGCAATCCGCAGCGCCTGCCCTGGGGTTATTCTCAATTTCACGACCGGCACCATCGGACGCGATCAGTCGGGAGCCCTGGCATGTATTCGTGCCGGGCGTCCCGAGATCGCCGCATGCAATGCCGGTAGCCTGAATTACCTCAAGGCCCGTTCCAATGGCACCTGGGCCTGGCCGCCGATGTTGTTCGAAAACCCGGTGGATAAAGTCGAGGAACTGCTGGCGGTCTGCCAGGAGACGGGTACCCGTCCCGAGTTTGAATGTTTTGATGTGGGCATCGTCCGCTCGGTGGGCATGTTTGCCGATGTGGGGATGGTGGACAGGCCCAATTACAACTTGGTGATGGGTGTGGCCTCGGGTATGCCCGCAGATGGCGAACTGCTGGCATTGTTGCCCCGCTACATGAAGCCCGGCGCCCTGTGGCAGACCACCCTGATCGGCAGGGAAGAGATCTGGCCGGTGCATCGTCGCACGGCCGAGTTGGGCGGACATTTGCGCACCGGCGTGGAGGATACCTTTTATCTCCCCGGTGGTGAGCGTACCTCTGGCAACGGCCAGCTGATCGAAGCGTTGGTGCAGGTTGCCCAGCAGGCGGGCCGCAAGGTGGTATCTCCGCAGCGGGCACGTGAGATTTTCCTCTGA